A window of Halomonas sp. GFAJ-1 contains these coding sequences:
- a CDS encoding cold-shock protein: MATGTVKWFNDTKGYGFIAPDDGGDDLFAHFSEIQAEGFKTLPDGQKVSFDVTQGKKGLQASNIRLA, encoded by the coding sequence ATGGCAACTGGCACTGTCAAGTGGTTTAACGACACCAAAGGTTATGGCTTCATCGCACCTGATGACGGTGGCGATGATCTATTCGCACACTTTTCTGAAATCCAAGCGGAGGGTTTTAAGACCCTGCCTGATGGTCAAAAGGTTAGCTTTGACGTCACCCAGGGTAAAAAAGGCCTTCAGGCATCAAACATCCGCCTAGCCTAG